One genomic window of Medicago truncatula cultivar Jemalong A17 chromosome 1, MtrunA17r5.0-ANR, whole genome shotgun sequence includes the following:
- the LOC11423014 gene encoding serine decarboxylase 1 isoform X2 has product MENQVQEDMKISFNIPQVHGLEPSREKDKDCKIQEENNNGHNMNLAITNCTGESQGKLAEVINHYAGTLNQEISHLLGYPTNQSFDYSALAPLLHFHINNVGDPFMGSSYGVNSANFEVSVLDWFAKLWEIKKEEYWGYITSGGTEGNFHGILLGREKFSDGIIYTSQDSHYSIFKIARMYRMKCMKVSTLVTGEIDCANLKTLLLAHKDKPAIINLNIGTTVKGAIDNIDIVIQTLEESGFSRDRFYIHCDGALFGMMLPLLKQAPSITFKKPIGSITISGHKFLGCPIPCGVLLTRLEHINTLCKDVEVIGSRDTTISGSRSGHAPIFLWYALQKRGIIGLQNEVHKCMMNARYLQRKLRDAGIGTMLNEFSNTVVFEKPLDIEFIRKWSLAYQGNIAHVVVMQHVTIEMLDSFVDEFTKKRAIWFQYGLRKPICLADEIGAENCICSLHN; this is encoded by the exons ATGGAGAATCAAGTACAAGAAGACATGAAGATATCTTTCAATATTCCACAAGTTCATGGCTTGGAGCCCTCAAGAGAAAAAGATAAGGATTGTAAAAttcaagaagaaaataataatggaCATAATATGAACCTTGCCATCACCAATTGCACTGGGGAGTCCCAAGGCAAATTGGCTGAAGTTATTAATCACTATGCAGGGACCCTAAATCAAGAAATATCTCATCTTTTAG GTTACCCTACTAATCAGAGCTTTGACTATAGTGCATTGGCACCTTTACTTCATTTTCACATAAACAATGTTGGTGATCCATTTATGGGAAGCAGTTATGGTGTAAATTCAGCTAATTTTGAAGTAAGTGTGCTTGATTGGTTTGCTAAACTTTGGGAAATAAAGAAGGAAGAGTACTGGGGATACATCACAAGTGGTGGAACTGAAGGCAATTTTCATGGAATTTTATTAGG AAGGGAAAAGTTTTCAGATGGGATTATATATACTTCACAAGACTCACATTATTCAATATTCAAGATAGCAAGAATGTATAGAATGAAATGCATGAAAGTTAGCACATTGGTTACTGGTGAGATTGATTGTGCTAATCTGAAGACTCTACTTCTTGCCCACAAGGACAAGCCAGCTATTATCAATTTAAATATAG GAACAACTGTGAAAGGAGCTATTGATAACATTGATATAGTAATACAGACACTTGAGGAAAGTGGTTTTTCTCGTGATCGATTCTATATTCATTGTGACGGAGCTTTATTTGGAATGATGCTGCCACTTCTTAAACAA GCTCCAAGCATTACCTTCAAGAAGCCCATTGGAAGTATAACTATCTCTGGCCATAAGTTTCTGGGATGTCCAATTCCTTGTGGTGTTTTATTAACTCGTTTAGAACATATCAACACTTTATGTAAAGATGTTGAAGTGATTGGTTCTAGGGATACCACAATTAGTGGTAGTCGAAGTGGTCATGCTCCAATCTTTCTTTGGTATGCTTTGCAAAAAAGAGGTATCATAGGACTCCAAAATGAAGTGCATAAATGCATGATGAATGCACGTTACTTGCAACGTAAACTTCGTGATGCTGGAATTGGtacaatgttaaatgaatttaGCAACACAGTTGTTTTTGAGAAGCCTTTGGATATTGAGTTTATTCGAAAGTGGAGTTTAGCATATCAAGGAAATATTGCACATGTGGTGGTGATGCAACATGTTACTATTGAAATGTTGGACTCATTTGTTGATGAGTTTACTAAAAAACGAGCAATTTGGTTTCAGTATGGGTTGAGAAAGCCTATATGTCTTGCAGATGAAATTGGTgctgaaaattgtatttgttCATTGCACAATTGA
- the LOC11423014 gene encoding serine decarboxylase 1 isoform X1, whose translation MIIWLIKMNEKSILFGTSHIFSIKEFFDGKLKNTQQEAESKRPTNCAYSQIYTNKEESMENQVQEDMKISFNIPQVHGLEPSREKDKDCKIQEENNNGHNMNLAITNCTGESQGKLAEVINHYAGTLNQEISHLLGYPTNQSFDYSALAPLLHFHINNVGDPFMGSSYGVNSANFEVSVLDWFAKLWEIKKEEYWGYITSGGTEGNFHGILLGREKFSDGIIYTSQDSHYSIFKIARMYRMKCMKVSTLVTGEIDCANLKTLLLAHKDKPAIINLNIGTTVKGAIDNIDIVIQTLEESGFSRDRFYIHCDGALFGMMLPLLKQAPSITFKKPIGSITISGHKFLGCPIPCGVLLTRLEHINTLCKDVEVIGSRDTTISGSRSGHAPIFLWYALQKRGIIGLQNEVHKCMMNARYLQRKLRDAGIGTMLNEFSNTVVFEKPLDIEFIRKWSLAYQGNIAHVVVMQHVTIEMLDSFVDEFTKKRAIWFQYGLRKPICLADEIGAENCICSLHN comes from the exons TACACGAATAAAGAAGAATCAATGGAGAATCAAGTACAAGAAGACATGAAGATATCTTTCAATATTCCACAAGTTCATGGCTTGGAGCCCTCAAGAGAAAAAGATAAGGATTGTAAAAttcaagaagaaaataataatggaCATAATATGAACCTTGCCATCACCAATTGCACTGGGGAGTCCCAAGGCAAATTGGCTGAAGTTATTAATCACTATGCAGGGACCCTAAATCAAGAAATATCTCATCTTTTAG GTTACCCTACTAATCAGAGCTTTGACTATAGTGCATTGGCACCTTTACTTCATTTTCACATAAACAATGTTGGTGATCCATTTATGGGAAGCAGTTATGGTGTAAATTCAGCTAATTTTGAAGTAAGTGTGCTTGATTGGTTTGCTAAACTTTGGGAAATAAAGAAGGAAGAGTACTGGGGATACATCACAAGTGGTGGAACTGAAGGCAATTTTCATGGAATTTTATTAGG AAGGGAAAAGTTTTCAGATGGGATTATATATACTTCACAAGACTCACATTATTCAATATTCAAGATAGCAAGAATGTATAGAATGAAATGCATGAAAGTTAGCACATTGGTTACTGGTGAGATTGATTGTGCTAATCTGAAGACTCTACTTCTTGCCCACAAGGACAAGCCAGCTATTATCAATTTAAATATAG GAACAACTGTGAAAGGAGCTATTGATAACATTGATATAGTAATACAGACACTTGAGGAAAGTGGTTTTTCTCGTGATCGATTCTATATTCATTGTGACGGAGCTTTATTTGGAATGATGCTGCCACTTCTTAAACAA GCTCCAAGCATTACCTTCAAGAAGCCCATTGGAAGTATAACTATCTCTGGCCATAAGTTTCTGGGATGTCCAATTCCTTGTGGTGTTTTATTAACTCGTTTAGAACATATCAACACTTTATGTAAAGATGTTGAAGTGATTGGTTCTAGGGATACCACAATTAGTGGTAGTCGAAGTGGTCATGCTCCAATCTTTCTTTGGTATGCTTTGCAAAAAAGAGGTATCATAGGACTCCAAAATGAAGTGCATAAATGCATGATGAATGCACGTTACTTGCAACGTAAACTTCGTGATGCTGGAATTGGtacaatgttaaatgaatttaGCAACACAGTTGTTTTTGAGAAGCCTTTGGATATTGAGTTTATTCGAAAGTGGAGTTTAGCATATCAAGGAAATATTGCACATGTGGTGGTGATGCAACATGTTACTATTGAAATGTTGGACTCATTTGTTGATGAGTTTACTAAAAAACGAGCAATTTGGTTTCAGTATGGGTTGAGAAAGCCTATATGTCTTGCAGATGAAATTGGTgctgaaaattgtatttgttCATTGCACAATTGA